In a single window of the Candidatus Celerinatantimonas neptuna genome:
- the puuA_2 gene encoding Gamma-glutamylputrescine synthetase PuuA: MMDSIKQWITANKITEVECLIPDITGNARGKIVPANKYIREQGLRLPESIFFQTVTGDWPDDDSMVDPTEQDMHLEPDPDTIRFVPWTKEPTAQVIHDCYNHDHQLVDIAPRSVLKRVLSLYEQEGWFPIVAPEVEFFLVKKNLDWDYPLEPPIGRNGRPETARQSFSIDAVNEFDPIFEDMYDYCDAQELDVDTLIHESGAAQMEINFLHGLPLSRADQVFLFKRTMRETAHRHDVYATFMAKPMEQEPGSAMHIHQSLTDEQGTNLFSLNHGENSPLFLNYIAGMQKYTPAGLAFFAPNVNSYRRLVLGDSAPTNVEWGLDNRTVGLRVPVSAPNARRVENRYAGSDANPYLAMAVSLACGYLGMKNELKPSPMTTGDATRNPYSLPRTVEESLTLLERSDDMRAILGDRFVSAYVALKRKEYQTFFQVISSWEREFLLLNV; the protein is encoded by the coding sequence ATGATGGATAGTATCAAACAGTGGATCACTGCAAATAAAATAACGGAAGTAGAATGTTTGATTCCTGATATAACCGGTAATGCCCGGGGGAAAATTGTACCAGCCAATAAGTACATTCGAGAGCAGGGTCTACGGCTACCGGAATCCATTTTTTTCCAAACAGTCACCGGCGATTGGCCAGATGACGATAGTATGGTTGATCCAACAGAACAAGATATGCACCTTGAACCTGACCCGGATACGATCCGTTTCGTTCCCTGGACAAAGGAACCGACAGCTCAGGTTATCCATGATTGTTATAACCATGACCATCAACTGGTCGATATTGCGCCACGTTCCGTGCTAAAAAGAGTTTTATCTCTCTACGAACAAGAAGGATGGTTTCCTATCGTTGCGCCTGAGGTTGAATTTTTCCTGGTCAAAAAAAATCTTGACTGGGACTATCCTTTAGAACCTCCCATTGGACGCAATGGTCGCCCTGAAACGGCCCGCCAGTCATTTAGTATCGATGCAGTCAATGAATTTGACCCCATCTTCGAAGATATGTACGACTACTGCGATGCACAAGAACTCGATGTTGATACGCTAATCCATGAGTCAGGGGCCGCCCAAATGGAAATTAATTTTCTCCATGGCTTACCGTTATCCCGTGCGGATCAGGTATTTTTGTTCAAAAGAACCATGCGTGAAACGGCCCATCGCCATGATGTCTATGCCACATTTATGGCAAAACCGATGGAACAGGAACCCGGAAGCGCCATGCATATTCACCAAAGTCTCACCGATGAACAAGGGACCAACCTGTTCAGTCTGAATCATGGTGAAAATAGCCCGCTATTTCTAAATTATATTGCCGGTATGCAAAAATATACGCCTGCCGGATTAGCTTTCTTTGCTCCAAATGTAAACTCTTACCGGCGTTTAGTCTTAGGTGATTCAGCCCCAACCAATGTTGAATGGGGACTCGACAACCGAACCGTTGGGCTTCGGGTCCCGGTTTCTGCCCCCAACGCCAGACGTGTTGAAAATCGTTATGCAGGCTCCGACGCGAACCCCTATCTGGCAATGGCCGTCTCTCTGGCCTGCGGATATCTGGGGATGAAAAACGAGCTAAAGCCAAGCCCTATGACCACCGGAGATGCAACAAGAAACCCTTATTCACTCCCCAGAACAGTAGAAGAATCACTGACATTACTTGAGCGAAGTGACGATATGCGGGCCATCTTAGGGGATCGTTTTGTCAGCGCCTATGTCGCCTTAAAACGAAAAGAGTATCAAACATTTTTCCAGGTCATCAGCTCTTGGGAAAGAGAATTCTTACTACTCAACGTATAA